A part of Halobaculum sp. MBLA0143 genomic DNA contains:
- a CDS encoding TrkA family potassium uptake protein, producing MRVIIAGFGRVGSRTARVLDEEGHEVTVVERVAEKADRADTRGFTVVRGDATNVTVLEEAGLASVDAVAGLTGDPTTNYDVCSATDDYGCRTVMRLSEDVPDEIYEEYEAAVDEVIYPERLGAAGAKTALLGGNFNAIAELTADLQLTTVTVTEEAPVAGRRVNDVEVEGARIYAHGREREPLTIPLPGTEVEAGDRLAVVVEGEQVEAVREALLG from the coding sequence ATGCGCGTCATCATCGCCGGCTTCGGACGGGTCGGGTCTCGCACCGCACGAGTGTTAGACGAGGAGGGCCACGAGGTGACGGTCGTCGAGCGGGTCGCCGAGAAGGCCGACCGCGCCGACACCCGCGGCTTCACCGTCGTGCGCGGCGACGCCACCAACGTCACCGTCTTGGAGGAGGCCGGACTGGCGTCGGTCGACGCCGTCGCCGGTCTCACCGGCGACCCGACGACGAACTACGACGTCTGTTCGGCCACCGACGACTACGGCTGCCGGACGGTGATGCGGCTCTCGGAGGACGTGCCCGACGAGATCTACGAGGAGTACGAGGCCGCCGTCGACGAGGTGATCTACCCCGAGCGGCTGGGTGCCGCCGGCGCCAAGACCGCACTCCTGGGCGGCAACTTCAACGCCATCGCCGAGCTGACTGCGGATCTCCAGCTCACGACCGTCACCGTCACCGAGGAGGCCCCCGTCGCCGGCCGCCGCGTCAACGACGTCGAAGTCGAGGGCGCGCGGATCTACGCCCACGGCCGCGAACGCGAGCCGCTCACGATCCCGCTGCCCGGGACGGAAGTGGAAGCCGGCGACCGGCTCGCCGTCGTCGTCGAGGGCGAACAGGTCGAGGCGGTGCGGGAGGCGCTGCTGGGCTGA
- a CDS encoding alpha/beta fold hydrolase, protein MGSRPHPDRRRLLRAVAAAGGATLAGCSGTTDETTTTSTATDTPSTTTPSDTSPTLTDTPSTATPSDTSPTPVDPNALTDRATAFVQLLADGAFAAAHDRVAESVAGALSEQRLRNGWQQVTESVGSYRQLTTAEYRGETQGVALVVAVGQFADGRQRFVVGFRDGGIVAFRVRPAERAEWTAPAYADESSFTERTLTLDAPGECSLGGTLTLPTADAAGETVPGVVLVHGNGALDRDATVGPNKPFKDLAWGLASRGVAVFRYDKRTHACEVALADATIDDVTTDDAVTAVDRLRSTDRVDEVFVAGHSFGGLLAPRIATRADSVAGVVLLAAGPTRPIADAIVAQQRHLARLDGTVTDAERQQLDRTRAVAERIRSLDIEDDEVVARLGGDEYYRSLREYDHAETAAALDVPVLVAQGGQDWQVTREADFRRWRSALDGEPNVEFTTYPELNHLFQPSTGKATRQEYFVPDTHVAERLIVDVAGFVTDRG, encoded by the coding sequence ATGGGTTCACGACCGCACCCCGACAGGCGTCGCCTCCTCCGTGCCGTGGCAGCCGCCGGCGGCGCCACGCTCGCCGGCTGCAGCGGGACGACGGACGAGACGACCACGACCTCGACGGCCACCGACACGCCGTCGACCACGACTCCATCCGACACGTCGCCGACCCTCACCGACACGCCGTCGACCGCGACTCCCTCCGACACGTCGCCGACCCCGGTCGATCCGAACGCGCTGACGGACCGGGCGACGGCGTTCGTCCAACTGCTCGCAGACGGGGCGTTCGCCGCCGCACACGACCGAGTCGCCGAGAGTGTCGCCGGGGCGTTGAGCGAGCAGCGTCTCCGGAACGGCTGGCAGCAGGTGACGGAGTCGGTCGGTTCCTACCGACAGCTCACCACCGCGGAGTACCGTGGCGAGACACAGGGGGTCGCGCTCGTCGTGGCCGTCGGGCAGTTCGCCGACGGCCGACAGCGGTTCGTCGTCGGCTTCCGCGACGGCGGGATCGTGGCGTTCCGAGTTCGGCCCGCAGAGCGAGCGGAGTGGACGGCACCGGCGTACGCCGACGAGTCGTCGTTCACCGAACGAACGCTCACGCTCGACGCCCCGGGGGAGTGTTCGCTCGGGGGGACGCTCACGCTCCCGACGGCAGACGCCGCGGGCGAGACGGTCCCGGGGGTCGTGCTCGTCCACGGGAACGGTGCGCTCGACCGCGACGCGACGGTCGGCCCGAACAAGCCGTTCAAAGATCTCGCCTGGGGACTGGCGAGCCGTGGTGTCGCCGTCTTCCGGTACGACAAACGGACACACGCCTGCGAGGTGGCGCTCGCGGACGCCACGATCGACGACGTGACCACCGACGACGCGGTCACGGCGGTCGACCGACTCCGTTCGACCGATCGTGTCGACGAGGTGTTCGTCGCCGGCCACAGCTTCGGCGGGCTGCTGGCCCCGCGGATCGCGACGCGCGCCGACTCGGTCGCGGGGGTGGTGTTGCTCGCGGCCGGCCCGACGCGCCCCATCGCCGACGCGATCGTCGCACAACAACGGCACCTGGCACGGCTCGACGGAACCGTCACGGACGCAGAACGGCAGCAGTTAGACCGGACACGGGCCGTCGCCGAACGGATTCGGAGTCTCGACATCGAGGACGACGAGGTGGTCGCCCGACTCGGCGGCGACGAGTACTACCGGAGTCTCCGCGAGTACGACCACGCCGAGACGGCGGCTGCGCTCGACGTGCCGGTGTTGGTGGCACAGGGCGGACAGGACTGGCAGGTGACACGCGAGGCGGACTTCCGACGGTGGCGGTCGGCGCTGGACGGCGAGCCGAACGTGGAGTTCACGACCTACCCGGAACTCAACCACCTCTTCCAGCCGTCGACGGGGAAGGCGACCAGACAGGAGTACTTCGTCCCGGACACGCACGTCGCCGAGCGGCTGATCGTGGACGTCGCCGGGTTCGTCACGGACAGAGGGTGA
- a CDS encoding sulfatase yields the protein MSEPSPENVLFVVLDTVRKDRLGPYGYEPDTTPGLDEFVAGDDVTVFEQAVAPAPWTLPVHASLFTGMYPSGHGADQENPYLEGATTLAESLSREGYATACYSSNAWITPYTHLTDGFDDQDNFFQVMPGDLLSGPLARIWKTMNDNETLRAVADKLVSLGNVAHEYLASGEGADSKTPAVIDRTKSFVRDAETAGDNWFTFVNLMDAHLPYHPPTEYAEEFAPGADSTEVCQNSKEFNAGAYDIDESEWAAIEGLYDAEIAHIDDQLTRLFGWLRETGRWDDTAVVVCADHGELHGEHGFYGHEFNLYDQLVNVPLLVKHPELDGGRRTDTVELIDLYHTVLDTLDVQAGVPAAPDEESVPLDPTRSLLSSDYRSFADATEPDPGQTAGPDGTYGFVEYSRPIVELKQLEEKASAGGVALSEESRFYSRMRAARATDAKYVRITRVEDEAYRLDDDPGETENLVGTGDERLAETERRLSAFEEAVGGAWTEPGDVDVTDDSLDEMDDEAEERLRDLGYVE from the coding sequence ATGAGTGAGCCGTCGCCGGAGAACGTCCTCTTCGTCGTGCTCGACACGGTCCGGAAAGACCGGCTCGGTCCGTACGGGTACGAGCCGGACACGACGCCGGGGTTAGACGAGTTCGTCGCCGGAGACGACGTGACCGTGTTCGAGCAGGCCGTCGCGCCGGCGCCGTGGACCCTCCCGGTCCACGCCTCGTTGTTCACCGGGATGTACCCGAGCGGCCACGGCGCAGACCAGGAGAACCCGTACCTGGAGGGCGCAACCACGCTCGCGGAGTCGTTGTCCCGAGAGGGGTACGCGACGGCGTGTTACTCCTCGAACGCCTGGATCACGCCGTACACCCACCTCACGGACGGGTTCGACGACCAGGACAACTTCTTCCAGGTGATGCCCGGCGACCTGTTGTCCGGGCCGTTGGCGCGAATCTGGAAGACGATGAACGACAACGAGACGCTGCGGGCGGTCGCCGACAAGCTCGTCTCGCTGGGCAACGTCGCCCACGAGTACCTGGCCTCGGGCGAGGGGGCCGACTCGAAGACGCCGGCCGTGATCGACCGCACGAAGTCGTTCGTCCGGGACGCCGAGACCGCCGGCGACAACTGGTTCACCTTCGTCAACCTGATGGACGCCCACCTCCCGTACCACCCGCCGACGGAGTACGCCGAGGAGTTCGCCCCCGGGGCCGACTCCACGGAGGTGTGTCAGAACTCCAAGGAGTTCAACGCCGGCGCGTACGACATCGACGAGTCGGAGTGGGCGGCGATCGAGGGGTTGTACGACGCGGAGATCGCCCACATCGACGACCAGCTCACCCGGTTGTTCGGCTGGCTCCGGGAGACGGGACGGTGGGACGACACCGCGGTCGTCGTCTGTGCCGACCACGGGGAGCTCCACGGGGAACACGGGTTCTACGGTCACGAGTTCAACCTGTACGACCAGCTCGTCAACGTCCCGTTGCTGGTGAAACACCCGGAGCTCGACGGCGGTCGCCGGACGGACACCGTGGAGCTGATCGACCTCTACCACACCGTCCTGGACACGTTGGACGTGCAGGCGGGCGTCCCGGCCGCACCGGACGAAGAGAGCGTCCCGTTGGACCCGACACGGTCGCTGCTGTCGTCGGACTACCGTTCGTTCGCGGACGCGACGGAGCCGGACCCGGGCCAGACGGCGGGCCCCGACGGAACGTACGGCTTCGTGGAGTACTCTCGCCCCATCGTGGAGCTGAAGCAGTTGGAGGAGAAGGCGAGCGCCGGCGGCGTGGCGCTGTCCGAGGAGTCGCGGTTCTACTCCCGGATGCGGGCCGCCCGCGCCACGGACGCCAAGTACGTCCGGATCACTCGCGTGGAAGACGAGGCGTACCGGCTGGACGACGACCCCGGTGAGACGGAGAACCTGGTCGGCACGGGCGACGAGCGGCTCGCGGAGACGGAGCGTCGGCTGTCGGCGTTCGAGGAGGCCGTCGGCGGTGCCTGGACGGAGCCGGGCGACGTGGACGTGACGGACGATTCCTTGGACGAGATGGACGACGAGGCCGAAGAACGGCTCCGCGATCTCGGCTACGTGGAGTGA
- a CDS encoding VOC family protein → MSEPEVSADTPDSLLQTTGTDHVTLIGSNPDETVAFYRDVLGMSLVLRQPNLDRPDVTHLFFDTGDGRLVTFFVEEGRESADEQRPGTGAVHHLAFRIDHERLPEIRERLTDADHGFSEYDRGAFHALYTEDHNGLTIELVVDKYAIPDDRRGEVLALAQQKRLADGAEYAEGEYVEAALSELEIEAERRDLPSVAAGRRVE, encoded by the coding sequence GTGAGCGAACCCGAAGTCTCCGCCGACACACCAGACAGCCTCCTCCAGACGACCGGCACGGACCACGTCACTCTGATCGGGTCGAACCCCGACGAGACGGTCGCCTTCTACCGAGACGTGCTGGGTATGTCGCTCGTCTTGCGACAGCCGAACCTCGACCGCCCGGACGTGACCCACCTGTTCTTCGACACCGGCGACGGCCGGCTCGTCACCTTCTTCGTAGAGGAGGGCCGCGAGTCTGCCGACGAGCAACGGCCCGGGACCGGCGCCGTCCACCACCTCGCCTTCCGGATCGACCACGAACGGCTCCCGGAGATCAGAGAGCGACTGACCGACGCCGATCACGGGTTCAGCGAGTACGACCGTGGCGCCTTCCACGCCCTGTACACCGAAGACCACAACGGACTGACGATCGAACTCGTCGTCGACAAGTACGCCATCCCGGACGACCGTCGTGGAGAGGTGCTGGCGTTGGCCCAACAGAAGCGTCTCGCCGACGGCGCGGAGTACGCCGAAGGGGAGTACGTCGAGGCGGCACTGTCGGAACTGGAGATCGAAGCCGAACGACGCGACCTCCCGTCGGTCGCCGCCGGCCGCCGGGTCGAGTAG